A genomic segment from Oncorhynchus keta strain PuntledgeMale-10-30-2019 chromosome 9, Oket_V2, whole genome shotgun sequence encodes:
- the LOC118387779 gene encoding tricarboxylate transport protein B, mitochondrial isoform X1: protein MSRNPTFVSPFHRPHCLAAAAQAGKAKLTHPGKAILAGGIAGGIEICITFPTEYVKTQLQLDEKANPPRYKGIVDCVKQTVDGHGVRGLYRGLSSLLYGSIPKAAVRFGVFEFLSNKMRDESGKLDSTRGLLCGLGAGVAEAVVVVCPMETVKVKFIHDQSSANPKYRGFFHGVREIVRTEGLRGTYQGLTATVLKQGSNQAIRFYVMTSLRNWYKGEDPNKAINPLVTGAFGAFAGAVSVFGNTPLDVIKTRMQGLEAHKYKSTLDCAVKIMKHEGPKAFYKGTVPRLGRVCMDVAIVFIIYEEVVKVLNKVWKTD, encoded by the exons ATGTCCAGGAATCCCACATTTGTGAGTCCATTCCACAGACCCCACTGTTTGGCCGCTGCCGCCCAGGCAGGAAAAGCCAAACTCACCCACCCTGGCAAAGCCATTCTAGCAG gtGGTATTGCTGGAGGAATAGAGATCTGTATTACATTCCCTACAGAGTATGTGAAGACTCAGCTGCAGTTGGATGAGAAGGCCAACCCTCCCAGATATAAAGGCATCG ttgactgtgtgaaGCAGACGGTAGACGGTCATGGGGTGAGAGGTCTATACAGAGGGCTCAGCTCACTTCTCTATGGCTCCATACCCAAAGCAGCtgtcag gtttggTGTGTTTGAGTTCCTCAGTAATAAGATGCGTGATGAGAGTGGGAAGCTGGACAGTACCCGGGGTCTTCTCTGTGGGCTGGGGGCTGGAGTGGCTGAGGCTGTGGTGGTGGTCTGCCCCATGGAGAcggtcaag GTAAAGTTTATCCATGACCAATCGTCAGCCAACCCAAAGTACCGGGGATTCTTCCATGGAGTCAGGGAGATCGTCAGAACAGAAG GCCTGAGGGGGACGTACCAGGGTCTGACAGCCACGGTACTGAAACAGGGATCCAACCAGGCCATCCGCTTCTACGTCATGACATCTCTAAGGAACTGGTACAAAG GTGAAGATCCTAACAAGGCCATTAACCCTCTGGTCACGGGAGCATTCGGAGCCTTCGCTGGAGCTGTCAGTGTGTTTGGAAACACTCCTCTGGATGTCATCAAAACCAGGATGCAG gGTCTGGAGGCTCACAAGTACAAAAGCACCCTGGACTGTGCCGTCAAGATCATGAAGCATGAGGGACCTAAAGC GTTCTATAAGGGTACAGTCCCCAGGCTGGGCAGGGTGTGTATGGACGTAGCCATCGTCTTCATAATCTACGAGGAAGTGGTGAAGGTCCTTAACAAAGTCTGGAAGACGGACTGA
- the LOC118387779 gene encoding tricarboxylate transport protein B, mitochondrial isoform X2, producing the protein MCCARQGVQTASKTAPVASGIAGGIEICITFPTEYVKTQLQLDEKANPPRYKGIVDCVKQTVDGHGVRGLYRGLSSLLYGSIPKAAVRFGVFEFLSNKMRDESGKLDSTRGLLCGLGAGVAEAVVVVCPMETVKVKFIHDQSSANPKYRGFFHGVREIVRTEGLRGTYQGLTATVLKQGSNQAIRFYVMTSLRNWYKGEDPNKAINPLVTGAFGAFAGAVSVFGNTPLDVIKTRMQGLEAHKYKSTLDCAVKIMKHEGPKAFYKGTVPRLGRVCMDVAIVFIIYEEVVKVLNKVWKTD; encoded by the exons ATGTGCTGTGCTCGACAGGGTGTCCAAACCGCCTCTAAAACGGCACCAGTGGCAA gtGGTATTGCTGGAGGAATAGAGATCTGTATTACATTCCCTACAGAGTATGTGAAGACTCAGCTGCAGTTGGATGAGAAGGCCAACCCTCCCAGATATAAAGGCATCG ttgactgtgtgaaGCAGACGGTAGACGGTCATGGGGTGAGAGGTCTATACAGAGGGCTCAGCTCACTTCTCTATGGCTCCATACCCAAAGCAGCtgtcag gtttggTGTGTTTGAGTTCCTCAGTAATAAGATGCGTGATGAGAGTGGGAAGCTGGACAGTACCCGGGGTCTTCTCTGTGGGCTGGGGGCTGGAGTGGCTGAGGCTGTGGTGGTGGTCTGCCCCATGGAGAcggtcaag GTAAAGTTTATCCATGACCAATCGTCAGCCAACCCAAAGTACCGGGGATTCTTCCATGGAGTCAGGGAGATCGTCAGAACAGAAG GCCTGAGGGGGACGTACCAGGGTCTGACAGCCACGGTACTGAAACAGGGATCCAACCAGGCCATCCGCTTCTACGTCATGACATCTCTAAGGAACTGGTACAAAG GTGAAGATCCTAACAAGGCCATTAACCCTCTGGTCACGGGAGCATTCGGAGCCTTCGCTGGAGCTGTCAGTGTGTTTGGAAACACTCCTCTGGATGTCATCAAAACCAGGATGCAG gGTCTGGAGGCTCACAAGTACAAAAGCACCCTGGACTGTGCCGTCAAGATCATGAAGCATGAGGGACCTAAAGC GTTCTATAAGGGTACAGTCCCCAGGCTGGGCAGGGTGTGTATGGACGTAGCCATCGTCTTCATAATCTACGAGGAAGTGGTGAAGGTCCTTAACAAAGTCTGGAAGACGGACTGA